The Candidatus Poribacteria bacterium nucleotide sequence AGCGGGTCGCAATCGCAAGAGCACTGGCGATGGAACCCAAGATTATGCTCTTCGATGAACCGACAAGTGCCCTCGACCCAGAGATGATTACGGAGGTGTTGGATGTGATGCGTGAGCTTGCGCGCTCCGGTATGACGATGCTGGTTGTGACGCATGAAATGGGATTTGCACGTGAAGTCGCCGATCGGATCCTCTTCTTTGATGAGGGAGCGATTGTCGAGGACGCAGCACCCGCAGATTTCTTCGATAACCCACAACACGAACGCACGAAACTTTTCATCTCGCAGACACTGCAACATTAAGGATATATTGAAAAATAGGATACTTCCGCGGCATATGCGTTTAATAAATCGCTTGTAGAAGTGTAATCGGAATCGTTTCGGAAATCGAAGGTGTATATGATGAAAGCAAAAGCAGTTCACTAACTGGAGGACATTGGAGAATCTCCAGCACAATCTCTTGCAGATCCTCGGGTAACTCGGCTAAGCCCGTGAGAGGAAAGCTCCGAGGTCCCATATCGGTCTTCTGAGCGAGTAGAGAGTATTCCAGAAAGGTCAACCCAACAGCCCTGCGTTCTTGTTTATTGAGCCACAGTAGAATGTGAGGAGTCAGTTCAATGCCTGTTGCTTGTTCACCGGGGGCAAACGAAACGTAGAATGTGTCACTTACTTCATCGTAGTTAAAAACTGGTTGCGTCATAATTGCATTTTTACCTAATCCTTACCGGTCATGCGTTTTCCAACGTATACCAACTACAGCCATGTATTTTCTCTTTTGCGTGCCTGAGTGTTAGTTTTATTATATCATACAAACTAGATGAAAGCAAAATATGATTTTTCAGAGGGTGAACGCGGCAGATTCTACAATTCAAAAGCCGTTTTTAATATCCCCAATTCTCACGAAAAAGATGTAGGACAAAAGATGCGGTTGGATAACAAAATAGCCATTGTCACAGGAGCTGGACGCGGTATCGGCAGAGCAGTCGCGCTTCGGTTTGCCGAAGAGGGGGCGAAAGTCGTCGTTGACGACGTAAACGATCCCCTCGGCACAGCAACGGTCGCTACTATAACCGATGCGGGCGGTAAAGCACTGTTTGTCAACGCTGATGTCTCTGATACTGCGGATGCCCAAGGACTCATTACTGAAACCGTTGACACTTACGGCACTGTTGATATTTTGGTGAACAACGCCATCTGCTCCACAGCTGATGTGCTGAACAACAACTGGGAGGCAAACTTGGCGGTTGCCCTCCAAGGCACCAGCCACTGTTCTAACGCCGTTATCCCTATAATGCAAGAGGCTGGAGGCGGTAGCATCGTCAATATTGCTTCTGTCAATGGACTCATTGGGTTACAGGCGATCCATGCGTATTCTGCTGCGAAAGGTGGCGTTATCGCTTTGACCCGCTCAATGGCAGTCGCACACGGTAAAGACAACATCCGTATCAACTGTATCTGTCCCGGGACGATTCAAACCGAAGTCTGGGAGCCGATGCTTGAACGTAACCCACAAATCTTGGACGAAATCACGCCGTGGTATCCGTTGGGGCGGATTGGGCAACCTATTGACATCGCGAATGCCGCACTCTTTCTCGGTTCCGATGAAGCCAGTTTTGCAACGGGAGCAGTTTTCGTCATTGATGGTGGGTTGACCGCAGGCAATCACCAATTTCCAATCTGATAGGTTAATAGCGGGAGACACCCAATTCAGACACAGGACGATTGACACACGGAGGGACCAAATGGTAACACAAGAACAGGTCGATTTTTTTCAGGAAAACGGCTATCTCAAATTTGGGAGAGTTTTAGATAGCGATGGCGTTGAAGCCATGCGCGCGGGTTTAGATGCAGTCATTGAATTAGAACTTAGCGAAGGCGACGATTCCTCGCCGGAGTTCAAATATGGACACGACCGACGCGAAAACCGACTCAATCGGGGGAGCGGACACCCGCGTGCGATTCATCAGTACGTTAACATGTGGAAGCGGGAGCAGAATTATGAAGCAGCCATTCATCACCCGCTCATCGCTGGGACAGCACGCGCCCTACTGGATACACCTGAGGTCCGTCTCTGGCACGATCAGGTGATTTCCAAACCCCCAGAGGATAATGGTCATTTCGCATTCCATCACGATTTTTTCTTTTGGCCCCTCAGTCCACCGAATATTGTGAGCTGCTGGCTCGCTTTGGACGATGCAACGGTGGATAGCGGGTGCATGCACGTTATGCCGAAAAGCCATAAAGATGAACGGTTCTCGGTTGCAGCAAGAGCAGCATTCAATGCGGAATCAGCAAAAGCGAGCGAAGAAGGGCACGAACCACCCCCAAACCCGTGGACAGAGAGAGGGAAGCTGGACATCAGTCACGGCATGCCGGTGGAACTGAAAGCAGGCGAGTGTATGTTTCATCACTGCCTAAACTGGCACGGTACACCGCCAAATGTTACCGACCATCAACGTCGCGCATTTGTCATGATTTTCATGGCGCAAGACGTCTACTATAACAACGCGCAATCGCCGAACCACGTCCTCGTTCCAACAATCGAGGTCGCGGATGGTGAACCGCTCGTCGGTGACGGATTCCCGGTAGCGTAACCTGCATGGCATCGGGGTTCCAACCCCTCCTACAGCGGAGATGCCGAGGTGAGGTTTAATGACATGAAAGATTCAGCTTTTATTACAAGAGTTGTCCTAAAAAACTATAAGAGTATCGCCGCGTGTGATGTAAGATTACAGCCCTTGACATTCCTCGTAGGGCGCAACGGTGCGGGTAAGAGCAATTTTCTGGATGCGCTGCGATTCGTTGCCGATGCGTTGAACCATTCACTTGATCACGCCGTCCGCGCTCGTGGAGGTATCAACGATGTATGTAAACGAACTGATAGGTCTATAAACGATGTGTATAAACGAGCTGACAGGTCTATAAATGAGCCAGACCATTTCAGCATTCGTCTTGAATTCGCTTTACCTGATGGTTCTACGGGATACTATGCCTTCCAAATTACGATAGGCGGCGTAATAAGAAGGTATGTGGTACAGACGGAAGAGTGTAAATTTCATAATGAGAATCTCAATACTCCTGATATTTACTTCAATGTAGTTAAAGGCAATGTAACGGACACAAGCGCAAAAGTCGCACCAGCAGCCGCACGGGATCGTCTTTACTTAGTAAATGCCTCAGGTTTACCGGAATTTCGTCCTGTTTACGAATCTCAATCCGGATAGAATCCGAGATCTTCAAGACCCGGATCCTGGAGATGTGCTTCTTCGTGATGGGAGTAACCTTACAAGTGTCTTCAGCCAACTCTCACCTGTGGTACGGGAAAATATTGAGGAATACCTGGCAGTGGTAGTCCCTGGCGTGCCACGTGTACATGTCAGGAAGTTTGGACCGAAGGAAACATTAAGGTTCAGGCAGTACGTTCTTCAGAACGAGCACTCATGTCAATTTCTCGCAAATAACATGTCTGATGGGACCCTCCGCGTGTTAGGGATTCTCGTAGCACTATTCCAAGGAGATGGCGACACTCAAAAACGTGTGCCGCTCGTAGGAATTGAGGAGCCAGAGATAGCACTTCATCCAGGGGCGGTAGGGGCATTGCTTGATGCCCTTCGGGATGCTGCTCACAGAACGCAGGTTATCATCACCACTCACAGTCCAGATCTGCTTGAGGACAAGCATCTGGATGTAGACTCAATTCTTGCAGTTGAAGCAGATGATGGCAATACAGTGATCGCCCCAGTGGACGAGGTGGGAAGATCTGTATTGAGCGATCGGTTGTTTACAGTAGGTGAACTTCTACGTGTTGATCAATTGCGGCCAGATCCAAATCAGACACCTTTGGCTAACCGTGAGAAAGTTAAGCAGCTTGATCTTTTTGATTCCAATAAAAAAGATACTAACCAAAAAAACAGGACGCGTAAATGACGGTCAAAATTGGATGTATTGTTGAAGGGCACGGCGAAGTAGAAGCTGTCCCAATTTTGATTCGACGCGTGGCAGCATGCCATTATCCTGAATTGACGACTGTCATTCCAACTTCGATTCGTATTCTGAGAAATAAGGTCTTTACAGTAGGTGAACTTGAGCGTGCAGTCGGATTAGCAGTTCAGAATATCAAGCAACAAGGTGCTATATTTATCATCCTTGACAGTGACGATGACTGTCCTGCTCAATTAGGTCCGTCACTATTGCATCGAATTTCACGAATTTTTCGTAATATGCCTATTGCTGTTGTTCTTGCCAGATATGAATTTGAGGCATGGTTTCTTGCGGCAGCCGCATCACTCCGTGGCAAAAGGGGTCTAAGAAGGGACATTGATCCTCCAAACGATCCGGAGGCGATTCGTGGGGCAAAAGAATGGTTGCGTGATCGAATGCAAAGCGGTAAAACGTACCGTTCTAAACGCGACCAACCTGCACTTGCAGCACTTTTTGATATAGAACAAGCGCGGCAAGCGGCCTCGTTCGATAAATGCTATCGCGACATCGTTCGCATCCTTGAAGAATCGCAAAAAGCGAGCGACCCCATCAGTAAACAAGCATAAGGGAGAAAATATAGCCTATTACACCAACTTCACAACTTCACCCATGGAATGGAGGTATAATATGGAACAAAAACCGAATGTCATCTTTATTTTAACTGACGACCAAGGACCGTGGGCAGCGGGCTGTTGCGGTAATGATGAAGTCCGAACCCCCTATCTTGACCAGTTAGCCTCAGAGGGGACCCGCTTCCCCAATTTCTTCTGTACAAGTCCGGTTTGTTCACCGGCGCGTGCAAGTCTCATGACCGGTCGAATCCCTTCAGCACACGGCGTACACGACTGGATCCGAGACGGAAATATGCCGCCAGACCCCGCTCAATATCTCGACGGATTGACCTGTTATACCGATGTTTTAGCCGACTATAACTACACCGTCGGACTGAGCGGTAAATGGCACCTTGGCGATAGTTTAACGCCACAACACGGGTTCAGCCACTGGTTCACTTTGCTGACAGGCGGAAGCCAGTATAACGATGCGGATATGATCCGAGCCACCGCCTCTTCAGAGGGACAGGTTGAAAAGCAACCCGGCTATCTTACCGATGTCATCACCGATGATGCGTTGGACTTTATCTCAGCGAATCAGGAGGGCCCCTTCTACCTCAGCGTTAACTACAACGCACCGCATACACCATTTACAGGACACCCTCAAGATATTGTTGACTCCTATGACGATTGTCCCTTCAAGACGTGTCCACAAGAGGCATTGCACCCGTGGGCGGTGCAAGGGGCGGCTGTGCACATGGGCAATCGTGAGTCGTTGAAAGGCTATTTCGCGGCGATTACCGCGCTGGATTTGAACGTCGGACGAATTTTAGAGAGGCTTGCACAGTTAGGGATCCGCGAGGATACGCTCATTGTCTTCAGTAGTGACAACGGCTATTCGTGTGGACATCACGGGTTTTGGCATAAAGGGAACGGAACGTTCCCGCTGAATATGTATGAAAACTCCGTCAAAGTCCCCTTCATTGTCAGCCAACCCGGGAGTATTCCAGAAGGTCGGGTCAGCGAGGCGATGGTGAGCCAATACGACTTCATGCCGACACTCCTCGATTATCTTGGCTTACCCGATCCGAATGACGATATGTCTCCCGGCAGAAGTTTTGTCCCGGCGCTTTCTGGTGAGACAAACGATGCGAAAGACGAGATCGTCATCTACGATGAATACGGTCCCGTCCGCATGATCCGAACCCAGGAGTGGAAGTATGTCCATAGGTATCCTTATGGCCCACATGAACTGTACGACTTGGTAAACGACCGGGGTGAACGGAAAAACCTGGTAGACGACAAATCTCAGAATGCCCGCATAACTGACATGAAACAACAGATGGGAGCGTGGTTTCAACGGTACGTCTTACCGGAGTTAGATGGCGCGAGATGTTCCGTTACCGGTGGTGGACAAGCCGCAAAGATTGAGGCGGGACAATGTAGTGAAGGTGCCTTCCATCCGAGATATGCTCCACCTCGACAGAATGTGTAGGAGGCAGTTTGTTGAGTGAATGGAAAACGGCAAATGCGTGTTCTCTAACAAATCAATGGAATTGAAAGCCATACAGGATTCTCAAACGCAGTCACAACTTGATCGGAAACCTGATCGTAATGAAATTATGTCTCCTTGAATGGCATAATTTGTCTTTGCTTTACATTTGGAGAGCAGTCCAGGAGGCCATAAATTAAAAATGGCGAAAGCCTTTGCCCCCGGCAACATTTCGTGTGTTTTCAAGGTTATTCCGCACACCGATGCAACCCGTATGCACTCGCTCGGCATGGGGTTCACCGTTACAGAAGGTGTAGATGTCACCGTTTCTGAGCACCGTGAAACGAGTGTGATGTTTAACGGGCAAAGCATCGATTTTCCGACCGTCCGTGCTGTTGCTGATCGGCTAACCCAAGACGCAGGCGCGGTAGGTGTGAGAGTAGACCTTATGTCTCCATTGCCCCTCGGTTGCGGTTTTGGTCTTAGCGGTGCCGCTTCGCTCGCAACGGCATACGCGCTCAATGAATTGCTCCATCTGGGTAAAGATACGGAGACGCTCGCAATGATAGCGCACGTTGCAGAGGTTGAAAATCGAACTGGATTGGGTGATGTCTGTTCACAATACCATGGGGGTTGCCTCGTGAAGTTAAGGGAAGGCGCGCCGTTGGTTGCTGATAGGTTACCGATAACAGAACAGCCTATCTATTACCGCTACTTCGGACCGATTCAGACCAGCGAGGTGCTCGGGAACAGTGAACAGACGATCCGTATCAATCACGCCGCCGATGCTGCGTTAAGCGTTTTACAGACGCTTACCAGTGCTGAGCCTAATACCGAACTCTTTAACGCCTGTTTTAGGGTATCAAAGCGGTTTTCGGTCGAGAGCGGCTTGCTCAGTGATGCCCGCGTCATAGAGACAATCAAACAGATTGAAGCGGAGGGCGGTGTCGCTTCGATGATTATGTTGGGAAACGGTGTTTTCAGCACGCATCCATTTCAGGACGCAGTGGAAACGAAGCTTGTTCATAATCCAGCACGTCTCATATAACTGAATATCAGTCAGCAATCAGCCTTCAGTTCTCCATCAGCAAAGAAAGTTTGCAAGTGTATCTAAAGTTGCGAAGTGTGCTAAAGTTGTTGACCACTTTACACATTTTAGCTCACTTTAGGAACTTGAAACTTTGTGTTAGAATTTACCAATTCCCATGGTTAAAAAAA carries:
- a CDS encoding DUF2283 domain-containing protein, with the translated sequence MTQPVFNYDEVSDTFYVSFAPGEQATGIELTPHILLWLNKQERRAVGLTFLEYSLLAQKTDMGPRSFPLTGLAELPEDLQEIVLEILQCPPVSELLLLSSYTPSISETIPITLLQAIY
- a CDS encoding glucose 1-dehydrogenase, with the protein product MKAKYDFSEGERGRFYNSKAVFNIPNSHEKDVGQKMRLDNKIAIVTGAGRGIGRAVALRFAEEGAKVVVDDVNDPLGTATVATITDAGGKALFVNADVSDTADAQGLITETVDTYGTVDILVNNAICSTADVLNNNWEANLAVALQGTSHCSNAVIPIMQEAGGGSIVNIASVNGLIGLQAIHAYSAAKGGVIALTRSMAVAHGKDNIRINCICPGTIQTEVWEPMLERNPQILDEITPWYPLGRIGQPIDIANAALFLGSDEASFATGAVFVIDGGLTAGNHQFPI
- a CDS encoding phytanoyl-CoA dioxygenase family protein, which translates into the protein MVTQEQVDFFQENGYLKFGRVLDSDGVEAMRAGLDAVIELELSEGDDSSPEFKYGHDRRENRLNRGSGHPRAIHQYVNMWKREQNYEAAIHHPLIAGTARALLDTPEVRLWHDQVISKPPEDNGHFAFHHDFFFWPLSPPNIVSCWLALDDATVDSGCMHVMPKSHKDERFSVAARAAFNAESAKASEEGHEPPPNPWTERGKLDISHGMPVELKAGECMFHHCLNWHGTPPNVTDHQRRAFVMIFMAQDVYYNNAQSPNHVLVPTIEVADGEPLVGDGFPVA
- a CDS encoding DUF4276 family protein; this encodes MTVKIGCIVEGHGEVEAVPILIRRVAACHYPELTTVIPTSIRILRNKVFTVGELERAVGLAVQNIKQQGAIFIILDSDDDCPAQLGPSLLHRISRIFRNMPIAVVLARYEFEAWFLAAAASLRGKRGLRRDIDPPNDPEAIRGAKEWLRDRMQSGKTYRSKRDQPALAALFDIEQARQAASFDKCYRDIVRILEESQKASDPISKQA
- a CDS encoding sulfatase-like hydrolase/transferase; its protein translation is MEQKPNVIFILTDDQGPWAAGCCGNDEVRTPYLDQLASEGTRFPNFFCTSPVCSPARASLMTGRIPSAHGVHDWIRDGNMPPDPAQYLDGLTCYTDVLADYNYTVGLSGKWHLGDSLTPQHGFSHWFTLLTGGSQYNDADMIRATASSEGQVEKQPGYLTDVITDDALDFISANQEGPFYLSVNYNAPHTPFTGHPQDIVDSYDDCPFKTCPQEALHPWAVQGAAVHMGNRESLKGYFAAITALDLNVGRILERLAQLGIREDTLIVFSSDNGYSCGHHGFWHKGNGTFPLNMYENSVKVPFIVSQPGSIPEGRVSEAMVSQYDFMPTLLDYLGLPDPNDDMSPGRSFVPALSGETNDAKDEIVIYDEYGPVRMIRTQEWKYVHRYPYGPHELYDLVNDRGERKNLVDDKSQNARITDMKQQMGAWFQRYVLPELDGARCSVTGGGQAAKIEAGQCSEGAFHPRYAPPRQNV
- a CDS encoding GHMP kinase; protein product: MAKAFAPGNISCVFKVIPHTDATRMHSLGMGFTVTEGVDVTVSEHRETSVMFNGQSIDFPTVRAVADRLTQDAGAVGVRVDLMSPLPLGCGFGLSGAASLATAYALNELLHLGKDTETLAMIAHVAEVENRTGLGDVCSQYHGGCLVKLREGAPLVADRLPITEQPIYYRYFGPIQTSEVLGNSEQTIRINHAADAALSVLQTLTSAEPNTELFNACFRVSKRFSVESGLLSDARVIETIKQIEAEGGVASMIMLGNGVFSTHPFQDAVETKLVHNPARLI